One window of the Perca flavescens isolate YP-PL-M2 chromosome 5, PFLA_1.0, whole genome shotgun sequence genome contains the following:
- the LOC114556270 gene encoding uncharacterized protein LOC114556270: MRDKGVLESVGPTLGKEQPSTEQAPLVANDGVQGVAGIVRNVQQFIQCPPLCHHLTAAFDTVDHDILIVRLEQWLGVGGTALEWFRSYLSHRTFCVGLDDLMTQCPPLCPPLHRALWGPTGLVLNGLAPPYLSELLHPYTPSRSLSICYLVPRHLSPIFRPTCLIPGILTGVTYRSTGGCFVLFLFLKAVSITIITDVKYKIDGDEVIKSPAMTLDKYVISNEQCRSVKQTTTLSKTTQKEQRWDTSFSFTVGAKTSITTGIPFIAEGKLEFNAETTSQFTKGTTLTESKTQSVAVEVEVPPNHSCCVRMVGHKYTADIPYTARLKRTHRNGTTSWTSISGTYKNVQIGEVHSKVDRCEPLPNASPIEKNLNKLKDTP; the protein is encoded by the exons ATGAGGGACAAAGGAGTTCTTGAGTCTGTTGGTCCTACACTTGGGAAGGAGCAGCCTTCCACTGAACAGGCTCCTCTGGTTGCTAATGACGGTGTGCAGGGGGTGGCTGGCATTGTCAGGAATGTCCAGCAGTTTATCCagtgtcctcctctctgccacc ATTTGACTGCAGCATTTGATACAGTGGACCATGACATCCTCATTGTTCGTTTGGAGCAGTGGCTGGGCGTCGGTGGCACAGCACTGGAATGGTTCAGGTCCTACCTGTCACATCGGACTTTCTGTGTCGGCCTTGATGACTTGATGACTCAGTGTCCTCCACTGTGTCCTCCACTGCACCGAGCCCTGTGGGGTCCCACAGGGCTCG tcttGAACGGCCTTGCCCCACCTTACCTCTCTGAGCTGCTGCACCCCTACACTCCTAGCCGATCTCTCAG CATCTGTTACCTGGTACCCAGGCACCTGTCGCCTATCTTCCGTCCTACCTGCCTGATCCCTGGAATTTTGACCGGTGTCACT TACAGGAGTACAGGAGgctgttttgttctttttctttttttaaaagcagtaaGCATTACAATT ATAACTGATGTCAAGTATAAGATTGATGGGGATGAAGTCATTAAGAGTCCTGCAATGACCTTGGACAAATATGTCATCAGCAACGAGCAGTGCCGGTCAGTGAAACAGACAACTACCCTCTCAAAGACAACCCAAAAGGAGCAAAGGTGGGACACCAGCTTTTCATTCACAGTGGGCGCTAAGACTAGTATCACCACTGGAATCCCCTTCATCGCTGAAGGAAAACTCGAGTTTAACGCAGAAACGACCTCCCAGTTCACCAAGGGGACCACTCTTACTGAGTCGAAAACCCAGTCTGTTGCTGTTGAGGTCGAAGTCCCACCAAACCACTCCTGCTGTGTCAGAATGGTGGGACATAAGTACACGGCAGACATCCCATACACTGCACGCCTCAAGCGCACCCACAGAAACGGGACGACCTCATGGACGTCCATCTCTGGGACCTACAAAAACGTCCAAATTGGAGAAGTCCATAGTAAGGTGGATCGCTGTGAACCTCTACCTAACGCCAGCCCCatagaaaaaaatttaaataaattgaaAGATACTCCATGA